The DNA region ACGATCACGACGCAGCCCGGCTCCCGTCCGTCGCCCTCCCTCGGCGGCGTGGAACGGTAGAGCTCAAAGGTGTGCAGTCCGAGCCGACGGATGCCCGGCACCGCGGCGTCGATGTCCGCGTTGCGCTCGTCCCTGCCGTGCCGGAAGAAGTCCTGGTACGCCTGCTCACCACTCCACTGGCTGTAGTGGAACAGAGTCTTCCCGTCCTCACCGGCATGGACGGTGTACGAAAGAAGTCCGGGATGCGGCCAGTCCCTGCTGTCCCACGCCTCGCGAATGGCCTCGACCGCCTGTCGCCGGCGCTCCGGGGTGCCGACATCCCAGGTGCTCGCCTTGACGAGTCCGACGTCGTTTCGGGCAAGATCGGGACGGGACTCGAATCGCACGCTCATGATGGGTCCTCCTGACCGGGGCACCCGGGTGGTGCACCGCTGCCGACCACCCTGATATGTCAAGTGCGCTTGAGGTCAACAGCACGCCCCGTCGGCACCGTCGGACCCGCCGACGGCACAACGAACGGAGTACCGCATGGCACCGCACCTCAGGACGATCAGCCGCGAGGAGCATCTGGCGTTCGTCGCGAGCCGTCCCGCCGTGAGCCATATGCAGGTTCCGTCGTGGGGCGATGTGAAGCCCGACTGGCGTGCGGAGAGCATCGGCTGGTTCGACCGGGACGGCGCGGGCCGGGAACGGATC from Streptomyces sp. NBC_01591 includes:
- a CDS encoding antibiotic biosynthesis monooxygenase: MSVRFESRPDLARNDVGLVKASTWDVGTPERRRQAVEAIREAWDSRDWPHPGLLSYTVHAGEDGKTLFHYSQWSGEQAYQDFFRHGRDERNADIDAAVPGIRRLGLHTFELYRSTPPREGDGREPGCVVIVDVEFEGPDRARQRDWVDTVFEALGTDPAPAPGGISGHFHVSTDGTRVLNYAEWESAGAHIDALAAPGAGIGSSTPQWERVQSYPGVTGGGVHRYTPALSIRPSAGA